A stretch of the Bdellovibrio sp. 22V genome encodes the following:
- the grpE gene encoding nucleotide exchange factor GrpE, whose product MSEENNSQNSNTPKAENLEATSEIQKLQEQAEKFKNDYLYLRAEFENYKRNAIKERADLLKYGGERFIRDLLDVVDNFERALQFNVTAENFNSFKQGIEMTAQELRGLLQRHSVQEVPSQGAPFDPAVHEALSSEATDQVAPGHIARVFKKPYKLHDKVIRTGQVVVAKKPE is encoded by the coding sequence ATGTCAGAGGAAAACAACTCTCAAAATTCAAACACACCCAAGGCCGAAAATCTTGAAGCCACTTCTGAAATTCAAAAGCTGCAAGAGCAAGCTGAAAAATTTAAGAACGACTATCTTTATCTTCGCGCGGAATTTGAGAATTATAAAAGAAACGCCATTAAAGAACGTGCCGATTTGTTGAAATACGGCGGTGAGCGTTTTATTCGCGATCTTTTGGATGTTGTTGATAATTTCGAACGCGCTTTGCAGTTCAACGTCACAGCGGAAAATTTCAACTCTTTTAAACAAGGGATTGAAATGACGGCTCAGGAATTAAGAGGTCTATTGCAACGTCACTCTGTTCAAGAGGTTCCATCTCAAGGGGCTCCGTTTGACCCCGCAGTTCATGAAGCCCTCAGCAGTGAAGCCACCGATCAAGTGGCGCCAGGGCACATTGCTCGCGTATTTAAGAAGCCATATAAACTTCACGATAAAGTTATTCGCACAGGCCAAGTCGTAGTTGCGAAGAAACCTGAATAA
- a CDS encoding DnaJ C-terminal domain-containing protein, protein MAKKDFYSILGVSRSASAEEIKKAYRKLAMQFHPDKNPGDKKAEEKFKEISEAYDVLSDQKKRDMYDQFGHAGSQGFGGAGGPFGGAGGFGGFGGGAGGAGHGQGGDPFQDIFGDVFSEIFGARGGPGAAGARGGRRQQAKGTDLRYTLNISFEESALGTEKVISFMRQRSGKEESAKLSVNVPAGVKEGQRLKLAGEGDSTSGAGSAGDLYVIINIQDHPLFKRNENDVTLDLPIMYTDAILGTNIEVPTLTGKAMIRIPPGTHSGQTFRLKGKGFPKLGGFGSGDMLVKVVVDTPHHLSSRQKELIEELSKSAETTPLVKAFQDKVSQLMRNRK, encoded by the coding sequence TTGGCTAAGAAGGACTTCTACTCCATTTTAGGTGTTTCAAGATCTGCTTCCGCGGAAGAGATCAAGAAAGCCTATCGCAAATTGGCGATGCAGTTTCACCCGGACAAGAATCCCGGTGATAAAAAGGCAGAAGAAAAATTCAAAGAAATCAGCGAAGCCTACGATGTTTTGAGCGATCAGAAAAAACGCGACATGTACGATCAATTTGGACATGCGGGTTCTCAAGGCTTCGGTGGAGCTGGTGGTCCTTTTGGCGGTGCTGGCGGATTCGGTGGTTTTGGTGGAGGAGCAGGCGGTGCTGGTCACGGCCAAGGCGGTGATCCCTTCCAAGATATTTTCGGCGATGTGTTTAGTGAAATTTTCGGTGCTCGCGGTGGTCCAGGTGCTGCGGGCGCACGCGGCGGCCGTCGCCAACAAGCGAAAGGCACGGACCTTCGCTATACTTTGAATATCTCTTTCGAAGAATCCGCTCTGGGTACAGAAAAAGTTATCAGCTTCATGCGCCAACGCAGCGGTAAAGAAGAATCCGCAAAGCTTTCGGTGAATGTTCCTGCCGGAGTTAAAGAAGGCCAACGATTGAAACTTGCGGGCGAAGGCGACTCCACATCGGGAGCAGGCTCCGCCGGCGATCTTTACGTTATCATCAATATTCAAGATCATCCTCTCTTTAAGAGAAACGAAAACGATGTCACTTTGGATCTTCCGATTATGTATACGGATGCCATCCTGGGAACAAACATCGAAGTGCCGACTCTCACTGGAAAAGCGATGATTCGTATTCCGCCGGGAACTCACTCCGGCCAGACCTTCCGTCTTAAAGGCAAAGGTTTTCCGAAACTGGGCGGTTTCGGATCGGGAGACATGTTAGTTAAAGTGGTTGTCGATACGCCTCACCACTTGTCTTCACGACAAAAAGAATTGATTGAAGAGCTTTCGAAATCTGCAGAGACAACACCTTTAGTGAAAGCTTTCCAAGATAAAGTGTCTCAACTTATGAGGAACAGAAAATGA
- a CDS encoding penicillin-binding protein activator has translation MKSGFSLLLGACLLVSCTTVATRKRPPFRPPTASQKQPKAIGGMTPSKPEKIETETLKLPEAAQKTDDAMVYLKALVTQSVQAPKQDQEAYRLRAIDIVENKLNDEQLEEVADDSDFGYLRAHAMYRLGEMALDRKDTSDAKKYFSGVMDFVPGTDLALRAQEIIQQLESSKAVQSQTVGVILPLSGKNAPVGQRALRGLEMGLGLHIPGSGFNLAVMDSEGNPDSARRGVERLVKEDNVIAIVGSLLSKTAPAVAAKSDELGVPSLALSQRSGLTEIGPNVFRNSLTSGMQVRALVRTAMEDMGMRKFAILYPNDPYGVEFTNIFWDEVLARGGQITAVQVYSTKETDFRLVIQRLVGTYFGEARQDEFAVRLKELKQTDKKRSVRQSNLETVLPPITDFDAIYIPDSVKAMGQISAMLSYNDVKGVRLLGTNLWNTKDVARRAGNFANSLLFVDSMSPTAHDRSRFISEYKNIYNEEPSLIEIQAYDSGLILRQLIASGASSREELTQRLTSLNKFPGSLGLLNMNAEREIERPVSALTVDKGEVIPFKAHK, from the coding sequence ATGAAATCGGGATTTTCACTTTTGCTGGGCGCTTGCCTTTTAGTCTCTTGTACAACTGTCGCAACAAGAAAACGCCCGCCATTCAGACCACCGACGGCATCGCAAAAACAACCCAAAGCCATCGGCGGAATGACTCCGAGCAAACCCGAGAAAATTGAAACAGAAACATTGAAGCTTCCAGAGGCCGCACAGAAAACCGACGATGCGATGGTTTATCTGAAAGCTTTGGTCACGCAATCCGTTCAGGCTCCGAAGCAAGATCAAGAGGCCTATCGTCTTCGCGCGATCGACATCGTCGAAAACAAACTTAACGATGAACAGCTTGAAGAAGTCGCCGATGATTCCGACTTTGGATACTTGCGTGCCCACGCCATGTATCGTTTAGGCGAAATGGCTTTGGATCGTAAAGACACTTCCGATGCCAAAAAATATTTTTCAGGCGTAATGGATTTTGTGCCGGGCACGGATCTCGCTTTGCGCGCACAAGAAATCATTCAGCAGTTAGAGTCTTCAAAAGCAGTGCAATCACAAACTGTCGGCGTGATCCTGCCCTTGAGCGGCAAGAATGCTCCGGTTGGACAAAGAGCTTTGCGCGGACTTGAAATGGGCCTAGGTCTTCATATTCCAGGTTCGGGATTTAATTTAGCCGTGATGGACAGTGAAGGAAATCCTGATTCTGCTCGTCGTGGTGTTGAAAGACTTGTGAAAGAAGACAATGTCATTGCCATTGTGGGAAGTCTTCTTAGTAAAACAGCTCCAGCCGTCGCGGCAAAATCGGACGAGCTCGGCGTGCCTTCGCTTGCGCTCTCACAACGCTCTGGCCTTACAGAGATCGGCCCGAATGTCTTCAGAAATTCTTTAACAAGCGGAATGCAAGTGCGCGCTTTGGTTCGTACAGCGATGGAAGACATGGGCATGCGAAAGTTCGCCATTCTTTATCCAAACGATCCTTATGGCGTCGAATTTACAAACATCTTCTGGGATGAAGTTTTGGCGCGCGGCGGGCAAATCACGGCTGTGCAAGTTTACTCTACAAAAGAAACTGATTTCCGTCTGGTGATTCAACGTCTTGTCGGAACTTATTTTGGTGAAGCTCGCCAGGACGAGTTCGCAGTTCGCCTTAAAGAGTTAAAACAGACGGATAAAAAGCGCTCCGTCCGTCAGTCCAATTTGGAAACAGTTCTTCCTCCTATTACGGATTTCGATGCGATCTATATTCCCGACAGTGTAAAAGCGATGGGACAAATTTCCGCGATGCTTTCTTATAACGACGTGAAAGGTGTGAGACTGCTTGGCACGAATTTGTGGAATACAAAAGACGTCGCTCGTCGCGCCGGCAATTTCGCTAACAGTCTGCTTTTCGTAGATAGTATGTCTCCGACAGCGCACGATAGATCGCGTTTCATCAGTGAATACAAAAATATTTACAACGAAGAGCCTTCCTTGATTGAAATCCAAGCCTACGATTCAGGCCTTATTTTGCGCCAGCTCATCGCTTCGGGAGCGTCTTCCCGCGAAGAACTTACGCAGCGCCTGACGTCTTTAAACAAGTTTCCGGGCTCTTTGGGGCTGCTCAATATGAATGCCGAAAGGGAGATTGAACGCCCCGTTTCCGCTTTAACTGTGGATAAAGGTGAGGTTATCCCGTTTAAGGCTCATAAATAG
- a CDS encoding TraR/DksA C4-type zinc finger protein: MNVTELTETDLKNLRESLLFQKSAILNKTHEFKAEQSSIANVADEAEAASQDISNNMSIHLHERDRTALYAIERALSKIADGTYGQCEACGEIIGARRLQARPFTALCIECMEEQESHSNLFQ, encoded by the coding sequence ATGAACGTAACCGAACTGACAGAAACAGATTTGAAAAACTTGCGAGAGTCGCTGCTTTTCCAAAAGAGCGCGATCCTCAATAAGACACACGAATTCAAAGCTGAACAATCCAGCATCGCGAATGTCGCTGACGAAGCAGAGGCTGCTTCTCAAGATATCTCCAACAACATGTCTATCCATCTTCATGAAAGAGATCGCACAGCTCTTTATGCGATCGAACGCGCTCTTAGCAAAATCGCAGACGGGACCTATGGCCAGTGCGAAGCCTGCGGAGAAATCATCGGAGCTCGCCGTCTTCAAGCAAGACCGTTCACAGCCCTTTGTATTGAATGCATGGAAGAACAAGAGAGCCATTCTAATCTTTTCCAGTAA
- a CDS encoding TraR/DksA family transcriptional regulator yields MKSHISENLLMECRRKLLITKQDVLNRSRTAQRELANVEKGGDEADQSVAHIAEHSFLVSQERMRNQLVEIEMALARIEQGTFGICEETEEPIETERLLAVPWTRLSIEGAELREAVSRRFAR; encoded by the coding sequence ATGAAGAGCCATATTTCTGAAAATTTATTAATGGAATGCAGAAGAAAACTTCTCATCACCAAGCAGGATGTTTTGAATCGCTCCAGAACAGCCCAACGCGAACTCGCGAATGTGGAAAAAGGTGGTGACGAAGCGGATCAATCCGTGGCTCACATCGCGGAACACTCCTTCTTGGTCTCTCAAGAGCGTATGAGAAATCAACTTGTCGAAATTGAAATGGCTTTAGCACGCATCGAGCAAGGAACTTTTGGAATCTGTGAAGAGACGGAAGAACCTATCGAAACTGAAAGACTGCTTGCCGTTCCTTGGACACGCCTCAGTATAGAAGGCGCAGAACTTCGAGAAGCAGTTAGTCGTAGGTTTGCTCGCTAA